Within the Maridesulfovibrio zosterae DSM 11974 genome, the region TTCAAAATGACTAACAGCAGAGAAAACTTAATTCATAATGCGAATTTGGATAATACTGAGTTTGATTTTACTGAAGAAGATAATGGAAAATATATTAAACTTTGTCCTAAAGGGTGTATCAATACTGCTACTGTCAAGTTTATGAAGAAACGCCTGTATGATCTCAGTTGTGAAAACGATTGTAAAATCATCATGTCACTAAAGGATGTTAAGTCTATTGATAGTGTAGGGCTAGGGACAATCATTACTGCCCATAAGAACTGTGCTCATTGCGGCGGGCAGATTGTTTTCAGTGATCTAAGTCCACTGATTATGAAAACCATGAAAATGCTTAGCCTGGATCGCTATTTGAAAATGACTGTCGATCTGAAAAGCGCGGAATCTATAATTGGTTGTTAGTATTTGTATTGTTTTTTGATTTTAGCTTTATGAATCTCCTTTTTATTACAGACTTTGGTATACAAAATGCAAAGTTAAAATTATGACTAACTTAAATGCGCAAATAACTAATATCAATAGTGGGATAACGATACAGAATTTAAGGGGAAGTTCTGGTCGACATGTTTTTGACGTTGGTAACAACCGTCAAGAATCATTTAG harbors:
- a CDS encoding STAS domain-containing protein, translated to MTNSRENLIHNANLDNTEFDFTEEDNGKYIKLCPKGCINTATVKFMKKRLYDLSCENDCKIIMSLKDVKSIDSVGLGTIITAHKNCAHCGGQIVFSDLSPLIMKTMKMLSLDRYLKMTVDLKSAESIIGC